The following coding sequences are from one Chelonoidis abingdonii isolate Lonesome George chromosome 4, CheloAbing_2.0, whole genome shotgun sequence window:
- the LOC116821763 gene encoding mas-related G-protein coupled receptor member H-like, with translation MSELSPMYLSVTISSQEPEDENYGCTKDYLTAVIIDSITLLLCLFGLVGNGIVLWFLGFHIKRNIFTVYIINLAAADFGFLLCLPGFLITFNARHLFCFPLVGLNLINSFQLLSLLAYSTSLYLLTAISTERCVSVLFPIWHRCHRPKNLSAIVCALLWALSSLLSGIVYSLCFVDGTENCWLTFLPMYGLNFLIFAPIMIVSSLILFIKLRHSSQRRQQEKLYTVILLTVLFFLIFAVPLSVQYFLDLIHYSHANELSYLLASINSSINPVIYFLVGSYRQHRFRGCLQVTLWSIFEEKTD, from the coding sequence ATGAGTGAACTGAGTCCAATGTACTTGTCTGTGACTATATCCAGCCAGGAGCCTGAGGATGAAAATTATGGATGCACAAAAGATTATTTAACTGCAGTGATCATTGACAGCATCACTCTACTCCTCTGCCTGTTCGGGCTGGTGGGGAATGGGATTGTGCTCTGGTTCCTTGGTTTCCATATTAAGAGGAACATTTTCACTGTCTACATCATCAACCTGGCTGCTGCTGACTTTGgcttcctcctctgcctgcctgGTTTCCTTATAACCTTTAATGCcagacatttattttgttttcctttagtgGGACTTAACTTAATAAACTCATTTCAACTGCTGTCTTTGCTCGCATACAGCACCAGCCTTTATCTCCTGACGGCCATCAGCACTGAGCGGTGTGTGTCTGTCCTCTTTCCCATCTGGCACCGATGCCACCGCCCAAAGAACTTGTCTGCCATTGTCTGTGCCCTGCTCTGGGCTCTCTCCAGCCTGCTGTCAGGAATAGTGTATTCTTTGTGTTTTGTTGATGGAACTGAAAATTGTTGGCTTACGTTCCTACCCATGTATGGCCTGAATTTCCTCATTTTTGCTCCCATCATGATTGTGTCCAGTCTGATCTTGTTCATCAAGCTCCGACATAGCTCACAGCGACGTCAGCAAGAAAAGCTCTACACTGTTATCTTGCTCACTGTCCTTTTCTTCCTCATCTTTGCTGTTCCCCTCAGTGTACAATACTTCCTTGACCTTATTCATTATAGTCATGCTAATGAGCTATCTTACCTGCTGGCTTCTATAAACAGCAGCATCAACCCAGTTATTTACTTCTTAGTTGGGAGCTACAGGCAGCACCGATTCAGAGGCTGCCTCCAGGTCACACTCTGGAGCATCTTTGAAGAAAAGACAGATTAG